In Macadamia integrifolia cultivar HAES 741 chromosome 1, SCU_Mint_v3, whole genome shotgun sequence, a single window of DNA contains:
- the LOC122078632 gene encoding putative disease resistance protein RGA3 yields the protein MVDALVSSVMQQLGTIIQKEVEQEVRLVVGVKTEVKKLSRTFTKIQAVLKDAEERQIKDNSVRLWLQDLKDVAYDIDDVLDEWSTEILKSQIQGARSISLTKKVCPLSNLFSPCCFSFKKIGLRHDIGHRIKEINERVDEIASLQDKFHFIETTASRNEIMIDDDSSRRSLESSSLVDVSKVFGRDENKNFIISKLVSEGSSTQQEMVSDDQEVSIIIISIVGMAGMGKTTLAQLVFNDDRVKNHFNKRMWVHVSKHFDKMKVAMRIIEEIGGGGGNINASQGGHHDIAWESVHRQLTSSVEGKHFLLVLDDVWNEDHSLWYPLWLSLKRGSLGSRIIVTTRNENVASMMGTTYIHKLGELSDEGCWAVLRYYAFLGRKKEESKQLKEIGMKLANKCKGLPLSAKTLGSLLHFKKSKQDWHYILESDVWKVISNVDQPILPALLLSYNDLPSHLKQCFAYCSIMPRNYCFGKLPAVREWIAQGFLGDSLATSSGDLFKVGDEYFNSLVIRSFFQKNINYSKGSIQYYGMHDLVHDFAKSLVENECFTFTAKDTTAQESSFSRARHLSLLIEEISMIPSFLYNMKNLRTLRIIGQIPKISSELFGHLTCLRTLSLGGAYLEELPNEIEKLIHLRYLNLSYARFRELPKTVTTLYNLRVLNFSGCMNLCKLPEGIGGLVNLIELNVTESRQLSYLPEGIGRLSRMRRLSDFIIGGMESGGCKIGELKDLNFLKDSLNIIGLGRVENGNEAKLAFLKNKQHLRALYFYFNQYTGVTIVDEVVGGGGGRRRRRRRRRRRRRRRRGRRRRRSRWFTG from the coding sequence ATGGTTGATGCTCTTGTTTCCAGTGTCATGCAACAATTGGGCACCATCATCCAGAAGGAGGTTGAACAAGAGGTCCGATTGGTCGTCGGTGTGAAAACAGAAGTCAAAAAGCTGTCCCGTACTTTCACCAAAATCCAGGCTGTGCTCAAGGATGCTGAAGAGAGGCAAATCAAGGACAATTCAGTGCGGCTTTGGTTACAAGATCTGAAAGACGTAGCCTATGACATTGATGATGTGTTGGATGAGTGGAGCACTGAAATTCTCAAATCTCAAATACAAGGTGCTAGAAGCATCAGTCTGACTAAGAAGGTATGCCCCCTTAGCAACTTGTTTTCTCCTTGCTGCTTTAGTTTCAAGAAAATTGGCCTGCGCCATGACATTGGTCATAGGATAAAGGAGATAAATGAAAGGGTAGATGAAATTGCAAGTTTGCAagataaatttcattttattgaaACTACTGCTTCTAGAAATGAAATCATGATAGATGATGATTCAAGTAGGAGGAGTCTAGAAAGTAGCTCCCTTGTTGATGTCTCGAAAGTATTTGGTCGAGATGagaataaaaatttcataataAGCAAGTTGGTAAGCGAGGGCAGTAGTACTCAACAAGAAATGGTTTCTGATGATCAAGAAGTCTCCATAATAATAATCTCTATCGTCGGCATGGCCGGTATGGGCAAAACTACACTTGCCCAATTGGTCTTCAATGATGATAGGGTGAAAAACCATTTCAACAAGAGAATGTGGGTACATGTGTCTAAACATTTTGATAAAATGAAGGTTGCCATGCGTATTATTGAAGAAATCGGCGGTGGTGGTGGGAACATTAATGCCTCCCAAGGTGGTCATCATGATATTGCATGGGAATCTGTGCATCGTCAACTGACTAGTTCTGTTGAAGGAAAGCATTTCTTACTAGTGTTGGACGATGTGTGGAATGAGGATCATAGTTTGTGGTATCCATTGTGGCTTTCTCTCAAACGTGGTTCTCTGGGAAGTAGAATTATTGTAACAACTCGCAATGAGAATGTTGCATCCATGATGGGTAccacatatatacataaattaGGAGAATTGTCCGATGAAGGTTGTTGGGCAGTGTTGAGATATTATGCCTTTCttggaaggaaaaaggaagagtcTAAACAATTGAAAGAAATTGGCATGAAACTTGCTAACAAGTGTAAGGGATTGCCTCTTTCGGCAAAGACTTTAGGAAGTCTTTTGCATTTCAAAAAGTCAAAACAAGATTGGCATTATATATTGGAAAGTGATGTATGGAAGGTTATATCAAATGTTGATCAACCAATCTTGCCGGCTCTGTTACTAAGCTATAACGATTTGCCCTCTCATTTGAAACAATGCTTTGCATATTGTTCAATCATGCCGAGAAATTATTGCTTTGGAAAATTACCTGCAGTCAGAGAATGGATCGCACAAGGCTTTCTTGGTGATAGCTTGGCAACAAGCAGTGGAGATTTGTTTAAAGTAGGTGATGAGTACTTCAATAGTTTGGTCATACgctcattttttcaaaaaaacattaACTATTCGAAAGGAAGCATACAATACTATGGAATGCATGATCTTGTCCATGATTTTGCAAAATCCCTTGTAGAGAATGAATGCTTTACTTTTACAGCTAAGGATACTACTGCTCAGGAATCCAGCTTTAGTAGAGCCCGTCATTTATCTCTATTAATAGAAGAGATAAGCATGattccttctttcctttataACATGAAGAATCTGCGCACTCTTAGAATCATTGGACAGATTCCTAAAATTTCTTCTGAGTTATTTGGTCACTTAACATGTCTTAGGACACTGAGTTTGGGTGGTGCTTACCTTGAAGAGCTTCCAAATGAGATAGAGAAGTTGATACATCTAAGGTACCTTAACTTGTCCTATGCAAGGTTTAGAGAACTACCTAAAACAGTGACTACTTTGTACAATTTGAGAGTATTAAACTTTAGTGGATGCATGAATCTTTGTAAACTGCCTGAAGGGATTGGGGGATTGGTCAATTTGATAGAACTTAATGTGACAGAATCTCGCCAACTAAGCTACTTACCAGAAGGGATTGGAAGATTAAGCAGAATGCGTCGCTTGTCAGACTTCATTATTGGTGGGATGGAAAGCGGAGGTTGCAAGATTGGAGAATTGAAAGATCTCAACTTCCTTAAAGATTCTCTAAACATAATAGGTTTGGGGAGAGTGGAAAACGGAAATGAAGCTAAGCTGGCATTCTTGAAGAATAAGCAACACCTTCGTGCtttgtatttctattttaatcAATATACGGGTGTCACAATAGTTGACGAGGTGgtcggaggaggaggaggaagaaggagaagaagaagaaggagaagaagaaggagaaggagaaggagagggagaagaagaaggagaagcagGTGGTTCACGggttga
- the LOC122076186 gene encoding LEAF RUST 10 DISEASE-RESISTANCE LOCUS RECEPTOR-LIKE PROTEIN KINASE-like 2.1 isoform X2 — protein sequence MWCKPSSSSSSTSSTSTSTAWSVYRSILPLISLVFLLLLSVLQTALCADDWRFEACGKKVQCGEGPNISYPFWISGQQESHCGFPGFQVTCKNQQPTLNLSTVNYVILDISYQNQTLRLIDAKVRTEGGCSSQVQNFTLDRTPFLYGPNHEDLFLFLNCNYSLFPSGFSDHEINCSSVHSMALLKDDLLLNQVKTSGYCDPPVITPVDGDSTGIAAVHGKSSYYTNLLKEGFDLKWNASHCTKCQSSGGRCGFNWTTYYSVCLCPDRPHLVRCSNFRFGSTLNLRKKLVIGSSFIVATILAAILAYFLRRKLSSNGLMSFWKKRTENTQNVEAFLRSYGSLAPKRYSYSDIKKITNLFKEKLGQGGYGGVFKGKLPNGRLVAVKILNASKGDGEEFINEVASISSTSHVNIVTLLGFCFNGSKRALIYEFMPNGSLEKFIYNKKSMKTYHHLSWERLYQIAVGIAQGLEYLHRGCNTRIVHFDIKPHNILLDEDFCPKISDFGLAKLCPAKDSIISMADRRGTIGYIAPEVFSRNFGEVSHKSDVYSYGMMILEMVGGRKNFDKGVDHTSEIYFPDWIYEHIGKSELLHLDMVMTEKEEEIVRKIIVVGLWCIQMDPTNRPPINKVVDMFRGNLESLPIPPKPYLSSPSRQLVDFLTRSTS from the exons ATGTGGTGCaagccatcatcatcatcatcatcaacatcatcaacatcaacatcaacggCATGGTCGGTGTACAGAAGCATCCTTCCCTTGATCTCCTTGGTTTTCCTATTACTACTGTCAGTACTGCAAACAGCTCTATGCGCAGACGACTGGCGGTTTGAAGCTTGTGGTAAGAAGGTCCAATGCGGTGAAGGACCCAACATTAGTTACCCGTTTTGGATATCTGGTCAACAAGAATCCCACTGTGGCTTTCCGGGCTTTCAGGTGACCTGCAAGAACCAGCAGCCCACCCTCAATTTATCCACCGTTAACTATGTCATCCTTgatatctcctaccaaaatcAAACTCTTCGACTCATTGATGCCAAAGTTAGAACAGAAGGCGGGTGTTCATCTCAAGTTCAGAACTTCACCCTGGATCGCACACCCTTCCTCTATGGTCCAAACCATGAagatctcttcctcttcctcaacTGCAATTACTCCTTATTCCCTTCTGGATTTTCAGATCACGAAATCAATTGTAGTTCTGTTCACTCTATGGCGTTACTCAAGGACGATCTCTTGTTGAATCAAGTAAAGACTTCCGGGTATTGTGATCCGCCGGTAATCACACCAGTTGACGGAGACAGTACCGGAATCGCTGCTGTTCATGGGAAGTCTTCATATTATACAAATCTGTTGAAGGAGGGGTTTGATTTGAAATGGAATGCTTCTCACTGCACCAAATGCCAAAGCAGCGGTGGGCGCTGTGGGTTCAATTGGACCACTTACTACTCCGTCTGTCTGTGCCCTGATCGCCCACACTTGGTTCGATGCAGTAATT TTCGGTTTGGGAGCACTCTAAATTTGAGAAAGAAGCTTGTAATAG GATCAAGCTTTATCGTTGCAACTATATTAGCAGCAATTCTTGCATACTTCTTGAGAAGGAAATTATCATCAAATGGACTGATGTCATTTTGGAAGAAAAGAACAGAGAACACTCAAAATGTTGAAGCTTTTCTAAGGAGTTATGGATCCTTGGCACCGAAAAGATATAGTTATTCAGATATAAAGAAAATCACAAATTTGTTTAAAGAAAAATTGGGCCAAGGTGGTTATGGTGGTGTATTCAAAGGGAAGCTACCCAATGGTCGTTTGGTTGCAGTGAAAATCCTCAATGCCTCTAAAGGTGATGGAGAAGAGTTCATTAATGAGGTTGCAAGTATTAGTAGTACTTCTCATGTTAATATTGTGACTCTACtgggtttttgttttaatgGCTCCAAAAGAGCACTTATCTATGAGTTCATGCCCAACGGGTCTCTTGAGAAGTTCATCTACAACAAGAAATCAATGAAAACATACCATCACCTCAGTTGGGAAAGACTTTATCAAATTGCAGTTGGCATCGCTCAAGGATTAGAGTATTTACATCGTGGTTGTAATACTCGTATTGTGCATTTTGACATAAAACCTCATAACATTCTTTTAGACGAAGATTTTTGTCCAAAGATATCTGATTTTGGTCTTGCTAAATTATGTCCTGCAAAAGATAGTATCATATCAATGGCAGATCGTAGAGGTACCATAGGATATATTGCTCCTGAAGTGTTCTCTCGGAACTTTGGAGAAGTTTCACACAAGTCGGACGTGTATAGCTATGGAATGATGATACTAGAAATGGTTGGAGGGAGAAAGAATTTTGATAAGGGAGTTGATCACACTAGTGAAATTTATTTTCCGGATTGGATCTATGAACATATTGGAAAAAGTGAGCTTTTACATTTAGACATGGTTATGacggaaaaagaagaagaaatagtcAGGAAGATTATTGTGGTGGGTTTATGGTGCATACAGATGGATCCAACAAATCGACCACCAATCAACAAAGTGGTGGATATGTTTAGAGGAAACCTTGAATCTTTGCCAATTCCCCCCAAGCCTTACTTATCTTCTCCTTCAAGACAACTAGTTGATTTTTTAACCAGATCAACATCTTAA
- the LOC122076186 gene encoding LEAF RUST 10 DISEASE-RESISTANCE LOCUS RECEPTOR-LIKE PROTEIN KINASE-like 2.1 isoform X1 has translation MDEQITHVMWCKPSSSSSSTSSTSTSTAWSVYRSILPLISLVFLLLLSVLQTALCADDWRFEACGKKVQCGEGPNISYPFWISGQQESHCGFPGFQVTCKNQQPTLNLSTVNYVILDISYQNQTLRLIDAKVRTEGGCSSQVQNFTLDRTPFLYGPNHEDLFLFLNCNYSLFPSGFSDHEINCSSVHSMALLKDDLLLNQVKTSGYCDPPVITPVDGDSTGIAAVHGKSSYYTNLLKEGFDLKWNASHCTKCQSSGGRCGFNWTTYYSVCLCPDRPHLVRCSNFRFGSTLNLRKKLVIGSSFIVATILAAILAYFLRRKLSSNGLMSFWKKRTENTQNVEAFLRSYGSLAPKRYSYSDIKKITNLFKEKLGQGGYGGVFKGKLPNGRLVAVKILNASKGDGEEFINEVASISSTSHVNIVTLLGFCFNGSKRALIYEFMPNGSLEKFIYNKKSMKTYHHLSWERLYQIAVGIAQGLEYLHRGCNTRIVHFDIKPHNILLDEDFCPKISDFGLAKLCPAKDSIISMADRRGTIGYIAPEVFSRNFGEVSHKSDVYSYGMMILEMVGGRKNFDKGVDHTSEIYFPDWIYEHIGKSELLHLDMVMTEKEEEIVRKIIVVGLWCIQMDPTNRPPINKVVDMFRGNLESLPIPPKPYLSSPSRQLVDFLTRSTS, from the exons ATGGATGAGCAGATCACCCATGTGATGTGGTGCaagccatcatcatcatcatcatcaacatcatcaacatcaacatcaacggCATGGTCGGTGTACAGAAGCATCCTTCCCTTGATCTCCTTGGTTTTCCTATTACTACTGTCAGTACTGCAAACAGCTCTATGCGCAGACGACTGGCGGTTTGAAGCTTGTGGTAAGAAGGTCCAATGCGGTGAAGGACCCAACATTAGTTACCCGTTTTGGATATCTGGTCAACAAGAATCCCACTGTGGCTTTCCGGGCTTTCAGGTGACCTGCAAGAACCAGCAGCCCACCCTCAATTTATCCACCGTTAACTATGTCATCCTTgatatctcctaccaaaatcAAACTCTTCGACTCATTGATGCCAAAGTTAGAACAGAAGGCGGGTGTTCATCTCAAGTTCAGAACTTCACCCTGGATCGCACACCCTTCCTCTATGGTCCAAACCATGAagatctcttcctcttcctcaacTGCAATTACTCCTTATTCCCTTCTGGATTTTCAGATCACGAAATCAATTGTAGTTCTGTTCACTCTATGGCGTTACTCAAGGACGATCTCTTGTTGAATCAAGTAAAGACTTCCGGGTATTGTGATCCGCCGGTAATCACACCAGTTGACGGAGACAGTACCGGAATCGCTGCTGTTCATGGGAAGTCTTCATATTATACAAATCTGTTGAAGGAGGGGTTTGATTTGAAATGGAATGCTTCTCACTGCACCAAATGCCAAAGCAGCGGTGGGCGCTGTGGGTTCAATTGGACCACTTACTACTCCGTCTGTCTGTGCCCTGATCGCCCACACTTGGTTCGATGCAGTAATT TTCGGTTTGGGAGCACTCTAAATTTGAGAAAGAAGCTTGTAATAG GATCAAGCTTTATCGTTGCAACTATATTAGCAGCAATTCTTGCATACTTCTTGAGAAGGAAATTATCATCAAATGGACTGATGTCATTTTGGAAGAAAAGAACAGAGAACACTCAAAATGTTGAAGCTTTTCTAAGGAGTTATGGATCCTTGGCACCGAAAAGATATAGTTATTCAGATATAAAGAAAATCACAAATTTGTTTAAAGAAAAATTGGGCCAAGGTGGTTATGGTGGTGTATTCAAAGGGAAGCTACCCAATGGTCGTTTGGTTGCAGTGAAAATCCTCAATGCCTCTAAAGGTGATGGAGAAGAGTTCATTAATGAGGTTGCAAGTATTAGTAGTACTTCTCATGTTAATATTGTGACTCTACtgggtttttgttttaatgGCTCCAAAAGAGCACTTATCTATGAGTTCATGCCCAACGGGTCTCTTGAGAAGTTCATCTACAACAAGAAATCAATGAAAACATACCATCACCTCAGTTGGGAAAGACTTTATCAAATTGCAGTTGGCATCGCTCAAGGATTAGAGTATTTACATCGTGGTTGTAATACTCGTATTGTGCATTTTGACATAAAACCTCATAACATTCTTTTAGACGAAGATTTTTGTCCAAAGATATCTGATTTTGGTCTTGCTAAATTATGTCCTGCAAAAGATAGTATCATATCAATGGCAGATCGTAGAGGTACCATAGGATATATTGCTCCTGAAGTGTTCTCTCGGAACTTTGGAGAAGTTTCACACAAGTCGGACGTGTATAGCTATGGAATGATGATACTAGAAATGGTTGGAGGGAGAAAGAATTTTGATAAGGGAGTTGATCACACTAGTGAAATTTATTTTCCGGATTGGATCTATGAACATATTGGAAAAAGTGAGCTTTTACATTTAGACATGGTTATGacggaaaaagaagaagaaatagtcAGGAAGATTATTGTGGTGGGTTTATGGTGCATACAGATGGATCCAACAAATCGACCACCAATCAACAAAGTGGTGGATATGTTTAGAGGAAACCTTGAATCTTTGCCAATTCCCCCCAAGCCTTACTTATCTTCTCCTTCAAGACAACTAGTTGATTTTTTAACCAGATCAACATCTTAA